From Microcystis aeruginosa NIES-2549, a single genomic window includes:
- the clpS gene encoding ATP-dependent Clp protease adapter ClpS — MASAPSTTLDKSTQGVKKTYPNYKVIVLNDDFNTFDHVANCLIKYIPDMTTEQAWELTNQVHYQGQAIVWTGPQEQAELYHQQLRREGLTMAPLEAA, encoded by the coding sequence ATGGCCAGCGCACCCAGTACCACCTTAGATAAGTCCACCCAAGGGGTGAAAAAGACTTATCCCAACTATAAAGTTATTGTTCTCAACGATGACTTTAACACCTTCGATCATGTGGCCAATTGTTTAATTAAATATATCCCGGATATGACTACCGAGCAAGCTTGGGAATTAACTAATCAAGTTCACTACCAAGGACAGGCAATTGTCTGGACAGGTCCCCAAGAACAAGCGGAACTTTATCACCAACAATTGCGACGGGAAGGATTAACCATGGCTCCCCTAGAGGCCGCATAA
- a CDS encoding pentapeptide repeat-containing protein produces the protein MGALLKSCWLLIIVFLFFCLHSLPSLAVVDRVPLTVTLLQERLSAPVLKEGMTTIDLANLVIDIRDENKELQEQFYQQIQGQINRAKQPLGLDFSNSLIQGNFIASRLGLPTPLTKVALATLLSPTEEQLLQQDENFLFDSDEPVFNVTVFRGPVKLQGTVFMGEVDFSKTFFLQIVEAMAAKFSRESNWVESRFARVAKFTKANFMGDVNFSQSQFLNKAIFRSAHFKSITNFHGSHFTAEAYFDQTKYDKPADFTRTFWQKEANFSQSQWRDRPLFSKSRFLNLLTFRNATFEKSGAFRSSYFNGVVSFQDVKLLDQVDFSNSTFTNNSYLSVSGLAFDSDKAKILGDRGVIGQAIYLPTLTGNETVLRNLVRNFRSLEQIADANQIEYKTEKLRLQQLKQKLNNISVIRLINLTWVADFLHTSFLALLLLLSQDGTNFSLVFGTGIIIFAYFGCLFWLIDRVRRLTPKPVIPNRYEIFCMVTSYIILTLSGVFNILQSASRPLLTLTAIALILVPLPLILIIELYRRGRYHDLMDSSYFLQDGSMRQLRLLITRLPVVPEFPLFRDRYTPIPWQKRWNWLNYYDLSLNNLLKLGFNDWRVRDRELPAIISFLVWYQWGIGIFYITLLIWTLSRTIPGLNLLIYLK, from the coding sequence GTGGGTGCGTTGTTGAAAAGCTGCTGGTTACTAATCATTGTTTTTCTGTTTTTCTGTTTACATTCTCTCCCTAGTTTGGCAGTAGTGGATAGGGTTCCCTTAACAGTAACTTTATTGCAGGAACGTTTAAGCGCACCCGTCCTTAAAGAAGGGATGACTACTATCGATTTAGCCAATTTAGTTATCGATATCCGCGATGAAAATAAAGAACTGCAAGAACAATTTTATCAACAGATTCAAGGTCAAATTAATCGCGCTAAACAACCCCTAGGTTTAGATTTTAGTAATTCCTTAATTCAAGGCAATTTTATCGCTTCCCGTCTGGGTTTACCGACTCCTTTAACAAAAGTGGCCCTTGCTACCTTGTTATCACCCACGGAAGAACAGTTATTACAACAGGACGAAAATTTTTTATTCGATAGCGATGAACCGGTTTTTAATGTCACAGTATTTCGTGGACCGGTGAAGTTGCAGGGAACCGTATTTATGGGAGAAGTGGACTTTTCTAAGACTTTTTTTCTGCAAATTGTCGAAGCAATGGCAGCAAAATTTAGTCGTGAAAGTAATTGGGTAGAATCGCGTTTTGCTAGGGTGGCAAAATTTACCAAAGCCAATTTTATGGGAGATGTAAATTTTAGTCAAAGTCAATTTTTAAATAAAGCCATCTTTCGCAGCGCACATTTTAAAAGTATTACTAACTTCCATGGCAGTCATTTTACTGCCGAAGCTTATTTTGATCAAACTAAATACGATAAACCCGCAGATTTTACCCGTACTTTCTGGCAAAAAGAAGCTAATTTTTCCCAAAGTCAATGGCGAGATCGTCCGCTATTTTCTAAGAGTAGATTTTTAAATTTATTAACCTTTAGAAATGCCACTTTTGAAAAATCGGGCGCTTTCCGGTCTAGTTATTTTAATGGTGTGGTTAGTTTTCAAGATGTGAAACTTTTAGATCAGGTAGATTTTAGTAATTCCACTTTTACTAACAATAGTTATTTGAGTGTATCGGGATTAGCTTTTGATTCCGATAAAGCGAAAATACTGGGAGATAGAGGAGTAATTGGTCAAGCAATTTATTTACCAACTTTAACAGGAAATGAGACAGTTTTAAGAAATTTAGTTCGTAATTTTCGCTCCCTAGAACAAATTGCTGATGCTAATCAAATTGAATACAAAACCGAAAAATTGCGATTACAACAGTTAAAACAAAAGCTAAATAATATCTCAGTTATTCGCCTAATTAACCTCACTTGGGTAGCTGATTTTCTACATACTTCTTTCCTTGCTTTACTATTACTCTTAAGTCAAGATGGTACAAATTTTAGTTTAGTTTTCGGGACAGGAATCATAATTTTTGCCTATTTTGGCTGTTTATTTTGGTTAATTGATCGCGTGCGTCGTCTCACTCCTAAACCAGTAATTCCTAATCGTTATGAAATCTTTTGTATGGTAACTAGCTATATTATTCTCACCCTTTCTGGTGTGTTTAATATCCTGCAATCTGCCAGTCGTCCCCTACTAACTTTAACAGCTATTGCCCTAATTCTTGTCCCCTTACCCCTAATTTTAATTATCGAACTTTATCGTCGGGGACGCTATCACGATTTAATGGATAGTTCCTATTTCCTGCAAGATGGTAGTATGCGACAATTACGCTTATTAATCACCCGTTTACCCGTGGTTCCCGAATTTCCCCTCTTTCGCGATCGTTATACTCCTATTCCTTGGCAAAAGCGTTGGAATTGGTTAAATTATTACGATTTAAGTCTCAATAATTTGCTAAAATTAGGCTTTAATGATTGGCGAGTTCGCGATCGAGAATTACCCGCTATCATTTCTTTTTTAGTTTGGTATCAATGGGGTATCGGCATCTTTTATATTACTCTCCTTATCTGGACTCTCTCGCGCACGATTCCGGGGTTAAATCTCTTGATTTATTTAAAATAA
- a CDS encoding serine hydrolase, producing the protein MNFFHTEDHLQQFGTDILETTWREFPQLAQEQIALTWIVYDPPVVVNTGGAISHEEFWKYSPRGFSYRGQERTYPASLVKLFYLVAIHEWLEGGMIPESTELNRAIRDMIFDSSNDATSLVVDLVTGTTSGPEIAASPFETWKQQRNIVNRYFQSLNWPELATINVNQKTWSDGPYGRERAFLGELMENRNMLTSNAVARLIHTIIGGIAVSSQRSQMMMSLLKRSLNPADWTSQGDDTQILGFLGQGLPENSQIWSKAGWTSQVRHDAAYIEIPHHTPYLLVVFTEGKDNSQNRSILPFISQKVAEKIMQFN; encoded by the coding sequence ATGAACTTTTTTCATACTGAAGACCATCTCCAACAGTTCGGTACAGATATTTTAGAAACAACTTGGCGAGAATTTCCCCAATTAGCTCAAGAACAAATTGCCCTAACTTGGATAGTATATGATCCTCCCGTTGTCGTCAACACGGGGGGAGCAATTTCTCACGAAGAATTCTGGAAATATTCCCCCCGCGGATTTAGTTATCGCGGACAAGAAAGAACCTATCCTGCCAGTTTAGTTAAATTATTTTATCTAGTAGCAATTCATGAGTGGTTAGAGGGGGGAATGATTCCCGAAAGCACCGAATTAAATCGCGCCATTCGTGACATGATTTTTGACTCTAGTAATGATGCTACCAGTTTAGTTGTAGATCTGGTTACAGGAACCACTAGCGGTCCAGAAATTGCCGCCAGTCCCTTTGAAACTTGGAAGCAACAACGCAACATAGTTAATCGTTATTTTCAATCCTTAAATTGGCCGGAATTAGCGACAATTAACGTTAATCAAAAAACTTGGTCTGACGGTCCCTATGGACGTGAACGCGCTTTTTTAGGGGAATTAATGGAGAATCGCAATATGTTAACTAGCAATGCAGTGGCGCGTTTAATTCATACTATTATCGGGGGGATTGCGGTTTCTTCCCAACGTTCCCAGATGATGATGTCTTTACTAAAACGAAGTCTTAATCCTGCTGATTGGACAAGTCAAGGAGATGATACACAAATCTTAGGATTTTTGGGGCAAGGATTACCAGAAAATAGTCAAATTTGGTCAAAAGCTGGTTGGACAAGTCAAGTACGTCACGATGCAGCCTATATTGAAATTCCCCATCATACTCCCTATCTCTTGGTGGTATTTACCGAGGGAAAAGATAACAGTCAAAATCGCTCAATTTTACCTTTTATTTCCCAGAAAGTAGCCGAGAAAATTATGCAGTTTAATTAA
- a CDS encoding 4'-phosphopantetheinyl transferase family protein yields the protein MFISTDEVHLYFISLDPSGDRLEKLASLLSEDEIIRANRYHFPEHKRRFLAARGCLREILGSYLAISPEKIEFIYSERGKPSINYQLQFNLSHSEEMAICGLTLTARIGVDLEKMRQMKDLNSLTKRFFCAKEHELVEKSPEKEKLFFQLWTAKEAYLKALGTGISGGLDRVEVGLNPLKLDNVAGEWQLWTAAIGDNYRATVVIEGSDRVIKTFGLSDL from the coding sequence ATGTTTATATCTACCGATGAGGTTCATCTCTATTTTATCAGTCTTGATCCCTCTGGGGATAGACTAGAAAAACTGGCTTCTTTGCTCTCGGAAGATGAAATAATTAGAGCTAATCGTTACCATTTTCCCGAACACAAGCGGCGTTTTTTGGCGGCTAGGGGGTGTTTACGCGAGATTTTAGGGTCATATTTGGCGATAAGTCCCGAAAAAATCGAGTTTATCTACAGTGAACGGGGAAAACCGAGTATTAACTACCAATTGCAGTTTAATCTCTCCCATTCCGAGGAGATGGCAATCTGTGGCTTGACTTTAACCGCTCGCATCGGGGTAGATTTAGAGAAAATGCGCCAGATGAAAGATTTAAATAGCTTGACAAAAAGGTTTTTTTGTGCTAAGGAACATGAGCTTGTTGAAAAGTCCCCAGAGAAGGAAAAGCTATTTTTTCAGTTATGGACGGCAAAAGAGGCTTATTTAAAGGCACTGGGAACGGGAATTAGCGGGGGACTCGATCGAGTGGAAGTGGGCCTTAATCCCTTAAAATTAGACAATGTGGCGGGGGAATGGCAATTATGGACGGCAGCAATCGGCGATAATTATCGAGCGACGGTGGTTATCGAAGGTAGCGATCGAGTGATTAAAACCTTTGGCCTTTCTGATCTATGA
- a CDS encoding DUF2103 domain-containing protein produces MNNGRLVWNHSTHIPGLIAVLEKLITYQGITTVTPGVLSRSKGHCPRLQLRISVPIRGGFKLIARTGKSVQEVFVITDLNQEDLEMAIQACLGK; encoded by the coding sequence ATGAATAATGGTCGCTTAGTTTGGAATCATTCTACTCATATTCCGGGGTTGATTGCGGTATTAGAAAAGTTAATTACTTATCAGGGAATCACCACTGTCACCCCGGGGGTACTTTCTCGCTCAAAAGGTCATTGTCCGCGGTTACAATTGCGGATATCAGTGCCGATTCGTGGTGGTTTTAAGCTGATTGCGAGGACAGGAAAAAGTGTTCAGGAAGTCTTTGTTATTACCGATTTAAACCAAGAGGATTTAGAAATGGCTATCCAAGCTTGTTTAGGAAAATAA
- a CDS encoding helix-turn-helix domain-containing protein: MSGKMTLTLNRDTYGRLLAEYLPKVIENEAENEQAINLAEALSHRENRSLEETTLLNLLLTLIEKYEQDHYPLEESEPHSILWEFMEANNLQEKDLSDILGSKTIVSDILIGQQIITEKQAIKLGQFFHVDSSLF; the protein is encoded by the coding sequence ATGAGTGGAAAAATGACCCTTACTTTAAACCGTGATACCTACGGAAGGTTACTAGCCGAGTATCTACCAAAAGTGATAGAAAACGAGGCAGAAAACGAACAGGCTATTAACCTAGCTGAGGCCTTATCTCATCGAGAAAATCGCAGTCTAGAAGAAACCACCTTGTTAAATTTACTCTTGACTTTAATCGAAAAGTACGAACAAGATCATTATCCCCTTGAAGAATCAGAACCCCATTCAATACTCTGGGAATTCATGGAAGCTAACAACTTACAAGAAAAAGATTTATCAGATATACTAGGTTCAAAAACAATAGTTTCTGATATTCTTATTGGCCAACAAATAATAACAGAAAAACAAGCTATAAAGTTAGG
- a CDS encoding glycosyltransferase family 4 protein, translating into MRIALFTETFLPKIDGIVTRLKHTVEHLQRLGHQVLVFSPDGGLKEYKGAKIHGVTGIPLPLYPELKMAFPRPSVGQALERFKPDIIHVVNPAVLGVGGIYFAKTMNIPLVASYHTHLPQYLQHYGLGSLEGLLWELLKLAHNQASLNLCTSTAMVQELSSRGIEKVELWQRGVDTELFQPHLKSPAMRLKLSQNNPDSPLLLYVGRVSAEKEIDRIKPVLEAIPEARFAIVGDGPHREALTSHFADTNTHFVGYLQGLELASAFASADAFLFPSRTETLGLVLLESMAAGCPVVAANSGGIPDIVTDGVNGHLFDPRDEKGLISATQRLLTAKAEREELRRNARLEAEKWAWQAATKQLLNYYHQVLNNNSVAFAA; encoded by the coding sequence ATGCGAATTGCTCTTTTTACAGAAACCTTCTTACCGAAAATCGATGGCATTGTCACCCGTCTTAAACATACCGTAGAACACCTACAAAGATTAGGTCATCAGGTATTAGTTTTCTCTCCCGATGGCGGTTTAAAGGAGTACAAAGGTGCTAAAATTCATGGAGTTACAGGGATTCCCTTACCCCTATATCCGGAATTAAAAATGGCTTTCCCCCGGCCTTCAGTCGGTCAAGCTTTAGAGAGGTTTAAACCTGATATTATTCATGTGGTTAACCCGGCTGTTTTAGGGGTGGGAGGCATTTATTTTGCCAAAACTATGAACATTCCCCTCGTCGCTTCCTATCATACCCATCTCCCCCAATACCTACAACACTATGGATTAGGTTCCCTAGAAGGATTACTCTGGGAATTATTAAAATTGGCCCACAATCAAGCAAGTTTAAATCTCTGTACTTCCACCGCTATGGTGCAAGAATTATCTAGTCGTGGCATTGAAAAGGTAGAGCTTTGGCAAAGGGGAGTCGATACGGAATTATTTCAACCTCATTTAAAATCCCCAGCTATGAGACTGAAATTATCCCAAAATAACCCCGATAGTCCTCTCTTATTATACGTTGGTCGAGTGTCGGCCGAAAAAGAAATCGATCGCATTAAACCAGTCTTAGAAGCGATTCCCGAAGCAAGATTTGCCATTGTGGGAGATGGTCCCCATCGGGAAGCTTTAACAAGTCATTTTGCTGACACAAATACCCATTTTGTCGGTTATTTACAGGGGTTAGAATTAGCCTCCGCTTTTGCTTCCGCAGATGCTTTTCTGTTTCCCTCACGCACAGAAACCCTCGGTTTGGTACTCTTAGAATCCATGGCTGCCGGTTGTCCGGTGGTGGCGGCAAATTCGGGGGGAATTCCCGATATTGTCACCGATGGAGTTAATGGTCATCTCTTCGATCCTAGGGATGAAAAGGGTTTAATTAGTGCCACCCAAAGATTACTAACCGCCAAGGCAGAAAGAGAGGAATTACGACGAAATGCGCGTCTAGAAGCGGAAAAATGGGCATGGCAAGCGGCCACCAAACAGTTATTAAATTACTATCACCAAGTTTTGAATAATAATTCTGTGGCTTTTGCCGCTTAA